The following coding sequences lie in one Jonesia denitrificans DSM 20603 genomic window:
- a CDS encoding matrixin family metalloprotease — protein sequence MRSSHIYTAVLTACVVALTFIVPTPAYAYTTNRCVWSSKSLRINSSGVSGNYLSALTTAISNYNVRTDVSLTRTTASGPVFRARVDNYGKTGWDGRAQVNCLAGTVSTRSATAQINSYYLKSSTNTNRLKVLWLHELGHSLGLGHVSSSYRIMYHKTSTVYNNGVTALTTDEVNGINALY from the coding sequence ATGAGATCGTCACACATTTACACAGCAGTCTTGACCGCTTGCGTAGTTGCTTTGACGTTCATCGTTCCCACCCCCGCTTACGCCTACACCACCAATAGGTGCGTGTGGTCATCGAAATCGTTGCGTATTAACTCCAGCGGAGTGTCTGGGAATTATTTGAGCGCCCTGACAACAGCAATTTCGAACTACAACGTCCGAACGGACGTATCGCTCACTCGGACCACAGCGAGTGGTCCAGTGTTTCGTGCTCGCGTGGATAACTATGGCAAAACAGGTTGGGATGGCCGCGCTCAGGTCAACTGCCTGGCTGGCACCGTGTCAACCCGCAGCGCAACAGCTCAGATCAACTCCTACTACCTCAAGTCTTCCACGAACACGAACCGCCTCAAGGTGCTGTGGCTTCACGAGTTAGGCCACTCATTGGGCTTAGGCCACGTCTCAAGTTCGTACCGGATCATGTATCACAAAACGTCCACTGTGTACAACAACGGTGTGACTGCGTTGACCACAGACGAGGTGAACGGGATTAACGCGTTGTACTAG
- a CDS encoding metal-dependent hydrolase produces the protein MMGSSHAATGAAAWVALAGTVPGTLGLVGPFDNAGLAAGMVVAAGAALLPDIDHHNGTIAHSLPPISNLAAKLSENLSGGHRKGTHSLFGLGLAGAASVGAAQLQHVVESVGTLHVGAGVGAILLCAFALRALNLTEGRVMTWIASVVLAACVVLFASNDWVWFPSAVVIGYAAHLVGDLVTTGGIPVTWPFVMKPPKWWRRAPLLSDVWRANGNLAIPILGDSGSKREELLLSLLTMWLLWVAVSQWLGFDVVVWLATVSGGLTR, from the coding sequence ATGATGGGCAGTTCCCACGCCGCAACAGGCGCGGCCGCCTGGGTTGCACTCGCGGGAACCGTACCCGGTACGTTAGGGCTCGTTGGGCCCTTCGACAACGCAGGTCTCGCCGCCGGTATGGTCGTTGCCGCCGGAGCTGCACTCTTGCCCGACATTGACCACCACAACGGAACGATCGCGCATTCTTTGCCGCCGATCTCCAACCTCGCCGCGAAACTCAGCGAAAACTTGTCCGGTGGGCACCGAAAAGGCACCCACTCCCTCTTCGGTTTAGGGCTCGCCGGGGCAGCCTCCGTGGGCGCGGCGCAACTTCAACACGTTGTGGAATCAGTGGGCACACTTCACGTGGGGGCTGGGGTTGGTGCAATTTTGCTGTGCGCGTTCGCACTGCGCGCGCTCAACCTCACCGAAGGGCGCGTGATGACATGGATCGCGAGCGTTGTCCTCGCGGCGTGTGTCGTGCTATTCGCATCCAACGACTGGGTGTGGTTTCCCTCAGCGGTTGTCATTGGGTACGCCGCGCACCTCGTGGGGGACCTGGTCACCACCGGGGGTATCCCCGTGACCTGGCCATTCGTCATGAAGCCACCCAAATGGTGGCGGCGCGCACCACTACTGTCAGATGTATGGCGCGCCAACGGGAACCTTGCCATCCCGATCCTGGGAGACTCAGGATCTAAACGCGAGGAACTACTCCTGTCACTGCTCACCATGTGGTTACTGTGGGTGGCAGTAAGTCAGTGGTTAGGGTTCGACGTTGTGGTGTGGCTCGCCACGGTCTCCGGTGGGCTCACCCGATGA
- a CDS encoding FAD-binding dehydrogenase, with protein MASIFAREFTPDVVVVGAGLAGLVTACELLDAGARVTIVDQESAGNLGGQAWWSPGGLFLVGTPEQRRLGVKDSLDVALQDWFGSAGFDRPEDYWPRKWARAFVEWAASDARPWLSERGVKLFPIVGWSERGGAGSIGPGNSVPRFHRVRGTGPALLAPFIERVSAAAAVGRAELRFRHQVDHLIVEMGAVRGVSGSVLIDDAAPRGASSSREVVGAFDIRAGAVVVASGGFGGRREAVESAWPARLGAVPRTILAGVPAFVDGRMLDIAEFSGAHLIHEDRLWQYADGVSHPSGVWPGHGVRLVTGPSPLWFDARGHRFPASVWPGSDSLGASTHLGATGSDHSWLVMTRRIFDKEVFAAQGDLTVDFTEKDLALVAQRLRRHAPRPVDAIRDAGLDVICADSVDELVVGMAAMEPETTLDVERVRAEVRAHDREVASGFGKDAQIMATRHARTYRGDRLMGVSSPHAFLDPRNGPLMAIRVRSLTRTSLGGIETNLDCEVLTEDGVPLPGLYAVGEAAGFGGGGMHGYRALDGGFLSGCVFTGHRAGQVLAGRLRH; from the coding sequence GTGGCCAGCATTTTTGCGCGTGAGTTCACGCCTGATGTGGTTGTCGTGGGTGCTGGTTTAGCGGGTCTCGTCACTGCGTGTGAGCTTCTTGATGCGGGGGCGCGGGTCACCATTGTGGACCAGGAATCTGCGGGGAACTTGGGGGGTCAAGCCTGGTGGTCGCCTGGGGGGTTGTTCCTCGTGGGGACCCCTGAGCAGCGCCGTTTGGGGGTGAAGGATTCCCTTGATGTGGCGTTGCAGGACTGGTTTGGTAGTGCAGGGTTTGACCGCCCGGAGGATTATTGGCCGAGGAAGTGGGCGCGTGCGTTTGTGGAGTGGGCGGCGTCCGATGCCCGGCCGTGGCTTTCTGAACGTGGGGTGAAATTGTTCCCTATTGTGGGCTGGTCTGAGCGCGGTGGGGCAGGCTCCATTGGTCCGGGAAACTCTGTTCCCCGGTTTCACCGGGTGCGGGGAACGGGCCCGGCGCTGCTTGCCCCGTTCATTGAGAGGGTGAGCGCGGCTGCTGCTGTGGGTCGGGCAGAACTGCGGTTTCGCCATCAGGTGGATCACCTCATTGTGGAGATGGGTGCGGTTCGCGGGGTGTCGGGGTCGGTGTTGATTGACGATGCGGCACCTCGCGGGGCGTCTTCCTCACGTGAGGTGGTGGGGGCGTTTGATATTCGTGCGGGTGCAGTGGTGGTCGCGTCGGGTGGTTTTGGGGGGCGCAGGGAGGCGGTGGAGTCTGCGTGGCCGGCACGGTTAGGGGCTGTTCCGCGCACGATTCTTGCGGGGGTTCCTGCCTTCGTGGATGGGCGGATGCTGGATATCGCCGAGTTCAGTGGTGCGCATCTTATTCATGAGGACCGTTTGTGGCAGTACGCCGATGGGGTGTCGCACCCGTCGGGGGTGTGGCCTGGTCATGGGGTGCGGTTGGTGACGGGGCCCAGCCCGTTGTGGTTTGATGCCCGTGGGCATCGTTTTCCTGCGTCGGTGTGGCCGGGCAGTGATTCATTGGGGGCTTCTACACATCTGGGCGCTACTGGCAGTGACCATTCGTGGCTGGTGATGACGCGGCGCATCTTTGATAAGGAGGTGTTTGCCGCCCAGGGTGATCTCACCGTGGATTTCACGGAGAAGGATCTTGCGCTTGTTGCGCAACGGTTGAGACGTCATGCTCCACGGCCGGTGGATGCGATCCGGGATGCGGGTCTTGACGTGATTTGCGCGGACAGCGTGGATGAACTGGTGGTGGGGATGGCTGCCATGGAACCTGAGACAACTCTTGATGTGGAGCGGGTTCGTGCTGAGGTGCGTGCGCATGATCGTGAGGTTGCGAGCGGGTTTGGGAAGGACGCTCAGATCATGGCGACTCGTCATGCCCGCACGTATCGGGGGGATCGGCTCATGGGGGTGTCCTCACCGCATGCGTTTCTTGACCCGCGTAACGGTCCTCTCATGGCAATCAGGGTTCGGTCGCTAACCCGAACAAGTTTGGGCGGGATTGAAACCAACCTTGACTGTGAGGTCCTCACCGAGGATGGCGTTCCTCTTCCTGGTTTGTATGCGGTTGGTGAGGCGGCTGGTTTTGGTGGCGGCGGGATGCATGGGTACCGGGCGTTGGACGGCGGTTTTCTCAGCGGTTGTGTGTTTACTGGTCACCGTGCGGGTCAGGTGCTTGCCGGACGGCTCCGTCACTGA